GGCAGGATCGAGCCGCTCGGTGCTCAGCGGCCTGGTGGAGGTCGGAGATCGCCTGATCGTGCGGGACGAGACGGGCGCGGACCTCGCCGGCGGGCGCCTTTCCCTGGTCGAGATTTCCGCGCGGGTCGGCCGTATCCCGCGCCGGATTAGCTTTCCGGACGGCTCTCTCTTCGAGACCAATGACAATGAGGCGATGGACCGGTTTCTGGCGGAAAAAGGCCGGGCGGGGGCTGGGATCGTCCACCGGCTGGAGCGGTTCCACCCACGGCTGATTGCCTTCGTTGCCGCAACGATCCTGCTCGGCGTGCTGATCTACCGTTATGCGTTGCCGGCTCTCGTGGAAGTTGCGATTGCCGTCACGCCGCCGATTGTGCCCCGCATGATGTCGGCGAGCACGCTCGAAACCATGGACCGGACGCTGCTTGGCGAATCGAAGCTGGACGAGGCGCGGCGCGGCAAGATTGTCGATGGTTTCCGGCGCATCGCGGCGGTTTCGGCCGCGGGTGAGGCGGCCTATACGCTGAACTTCCGTGAAGGCGGACCAATGGGCCCCAACGCCTTCGCGTTGCCCGACGGCACCCTGATCCTGACGGACGAACTCGTTGAGCTCGCCGGCGACGACAGCGAGATGATCGTCGGCGTGCTGGCGCATGAGATCGGCCATGTCCAGCATAAGCACAGTCTGCGGCAGATCTATCGCGCCGCCGGGGTCGCCGCGCTCATCATGCTGATCGCCGGCGACATCGGCTCCGGGGCCGAGGACGTGCTGGTGGAAGGGGGCGGCTTGCTGGCGCTCTCCTATTCGCGCTCCGCGGAAGCAGAGGCGGATCGCCATTCCGTCGAGCTGATGATGAAGGCGGGCCTCGATCCGGCCGCAATCGCCCGGTTCTTCGAGCTGTTGGAGACGAAGCTCGACGATCACTCGGACACGAGCATCTTCTCCACCCATCCGGGTACGCCGGAGAGACGCAAGGCAATCACCGATCTGATTGCCGAATTGCGGAAGAACTAGTCGTGGCTGGAAGCGGCCGTCGAGCCTGCCGCCCGGAAACGTTCTTCGAACTCCCGGCGCAGCTCCCGCCTGACCTCGGCGGCGCGGTAACGGCGTTCCCTGACACCGGGCTCCGGCCGGTAGGGCGGCACGCTCGTCGGCCGTCCTTCCGCATCGACGGCGACCATGGTGAAGTAGCAGGAGTTCGTGTGCCTGCGCTCGCCGCTGCGGATGTTCTCGGCTTCGACCCGGATGCCGACCTCCATCGACGTCCGGCCGGCAAAGTTGATGGAAGCCCGAAAATGCACCAACTCGCCGACATGGATCGGCTGGCGGAAAACGACCTGGTCGACGGACAGCGTCACCGCATATTGCTTCGAGTAGCGCGAGGCGCAGGAGAAGGCGACCCGGTCGAGGAGGTTGAGAAGCGCGCCGCCATGCACCTTGCCGCTGAAGTTCGCCATGTCGGGTGTCATCAGCACGACCATCTCGAGCTGGCTCTTGTCATTCGTCTCTTCCATTTCCCCTCCGCATAAGGCCGCTTCAGGCGCGCGTGAGTTTGGCGCTCAGAATCCTATCCTTGCCCCTGCCCGTCAATGCGCCTTCTTCGTCTCTGCAGTCGTAAAGGGAAATGATCGGTCCCGCGCATCCCAAACAAGAACAGCGGGCTCACGCCCGCTGTTCTTGTTGCGCGGCATTCACCGCCTTAGTCTTGCGGGCCGTCGTTATAGCCGACCTTGTCGACGAGTTCCGAAGCCTTCTTGCGGTTTGCCGCAATCTCGGCAAGCGGCAGGGAGTCCGGCTTGATCGTTCCAAAGGACTTGACGACGTCCGAGGGCTCGGCGCCCGGCAGCACTGGATATTCGAAGACCTGCTCGGCGTAGATCTTCTGCGCTTCGCCTTCCGACAGGAATTCCATCAGCTTGACGGCATTCTCCTTGTTCGGGGCGTTCTTCGCGAGCGCCATGCCGGAGATGTTGACGTGCGTGCCACGATCCTTCGCATTCGGGAAGAGGACCTTGATGGCCGAAGCCCATTCCTTCTGCTGCGGCTCCTTGTCGTTGGTCAGCATGAGACCGACATAGTAGCTGTTGCCGAGCGCGATATCGCATTCGCCGGCAAAGATCGCCTTTGCCTGATCACGATCGCCGCCATCGGGCTTCTTGGAGAGATTGTCCCGGAATCCCGTCAGCCACTTCTCCGTCTCCGCCTCGCCGTGATGCGCGATCATCGAGGCGAACAGGCCGATATTGTAGGAATGCTGGCCATCGCGGGTGCAAAACTTGCCCTTCCATTTCGGGTCGGCAAGTTCTTCATAGGTGATGTCGTTCTGCGGCACGCGTTCCTTCGAGGCATAGACGACGCGACCGCGCGTCGTCAGGCCGAACCAGTTGCCGTCCGGATCGCGGAAATGCGCCGGGATGTCCTTGTTGATCGTCTCATTGACGAGCGGCTGGGTCACGCCGGCGTCCTTCGCCTCGGTCAGGCGGCTGATGTCGACGGTCAAAATGACGTCGGCCGGAGAATTCGCGCCTTCCGCCTGGATGCGCTCGACCAGCCCCTTGTCGAGGAAGAGCACATTGGCGGCGATGCCGGTCTCCTTGGTGAAGGCATCGAGCAGCGGCTTGATGAGATCGGGCTGGCGGTAGGAATAGATATTGACCTCGCCCTCGGCCCGGGCAGGCGCGCTGAAAGCAAGGATCGCCGCCGCGACCGACAGGGTGCCGATCAACGTTTTTGAGGCAAGCATGGTGTTCTCTCTCCGTGTGGTGCTTATAAGTTAACCGAGTGAGTCATATTTCTACACCGGAAGAGCGACAGTCAACGGCGAAACGGCGAAGTAAAGCCTTCGTGAATTTTTCCTCTTTTGGAATTGTTCCAAACTACGTTCCGTCCTATATGAAGGAGGACGAATTTCTCGATCCCGGAGTGAATGATGCGTCTGACGAAGCAAACAAACTACGCGGTTCGCATGCTGATGTACTGTGCTGCGAATGGCGAGAAGCTCAGCCGCATCCCTGAGATCGCCAAAGCTTACGGCGTTTCCGAGCTGTTTCTGTTCAAGATCCTGCAGCCCTTGACCAGGGCTGGCCTGGTCGAAACCGTGCGCGGCCGCAATGGCGGCGTGCGACTGCCGAAACCGGCCTCGGAGATCAGCCTCTTCGACGTGGTCAAGGTGACCGAGGACAGCTTCGCCATGGCGGAATGTTTCGAGGCGGGCGAAATCGATTGCCCCCTGGTCGACAGTTGCGGCCTCAACGCCGCCTTGCGCAAGGCGTTGAACGCCTTCTTCGACGTGCTCAAGGGCTATACGATCGACGATCTCGTCAAGGCGCGGCCGCAGATCAACTTCCTTCTGGGTTTGGAGACCGGCCCGCGGCCGCAGACGTCCGCCGCCTGAGTTTTCAAGTCCAGCAAATGTAGCGCGGAGGCCGGTTCTCCGCGCTTTTTTGTGTCGTGATTTTTGACCCCGCCGCCGGTTTCGCCGGTGAGGGCGAATCGGCGTGCAATCCGGCTTGGCCGTTGCCCTAGTCGCTGTCGCTCCGACCCTCTACTTGTGGAAGAATTTTTCGCATAGACAAATTTCTGAAGCGAGTTATTGCATTGCGACGACAAATGTCGTTCCATCCGTCCTTGACCGGATGGAAAATTTCTCGCGGTCGAAAACAATACGAGAACAAAAAACAAATCTGGGAAGCAAGCTCATGAAAAAGCTCACGACTCTCTTCGCAGCGACGGCGCTTGCCACGCTGATGGCCGGCACTGCCTGGTCGAAAACGTTCGTTTATTGCTCGGAAGGCTCGCCGGAGGGTTTTGACCCGGGCCTCTATACGGCCGGTACCACGTTCGACGCTGCCGCGCACACCGTCTATAGCCGCCTGCTCGAATTCAAGAAGGGCACGACCGAAACCGAGCCCGGGCTTGCCGAAAGCTGGACGATTTCCGACGACGGCCTCGAATACACGTTCAAGCTCCGTCCCGGCGTCAAGTTCCAGACGACCGAGTTCTTCACGCCGACCCGCGAATTGAACGCCGACGACGTCATCTTCTCGCTGGAGCGCCAGTGGAAGTCCGACAATGCGTGGCACGGCTATGTGACCGGTGGTTCCTGGGAATACTTCGCCGGCATGGGGCTGCCGGAACTGCTCGAGTCGATCGAGAAGGTCGACGACATGACGGTGAAGATCAAGCTAAAGCGCAAGGAAGCGCCGTTCCTCGCGAACCTCGCCATGCCCTTCGCTTCGATCATGTCAAAGGAATATGCCGACAAGCTGCAGGCCGAAGGCAAGATGAACCAGCTGAACCAGATGCCGCTCGGCACCGGTCCCTTTGCCTTTGTCGGCTATCAGCAGGATGCGGTCATCCGTTACAAGGCTCATCCGGACTATTGGGGCGGAAAGCAGAAGATCGACGATCTGGTCTTCTCGATCACCACCGATGCTGCCGTCCGGTTCCAGAAGCTCCAGGCCGGCGAATGCCACCTGATGCCCTATCCGAACGCGGCGGACGTCGAGGCGATGAAGGCTGATCCGAACCTCAAGGTGATGGAACAGGCCGGCCTCAACGTCGCCTATCTCGCCTATAACACCACGCAGGCTCCCTTCGACAAGCCCGAGGTCCGCAAGGCGCTGAACAAGGCGATCAACAAGCAGGCGATCGTGGACGCCGTCTTCCAGGGGCAGGCGACGCCGGCGACGAACCCGATTCCGCCGACGATGTGGTCCTACGATGACACGGTCGCAGACGACACCTACGAGCCGGAAGTGGCGAAGAAGATGCTCGAGGACGCCGGCGTCAAGGACCTGTCGATGAAGGTCTGGGCAATGCCGGTCGCGCGGCCCTACATGCTCAACGCACGTCGCGCCGCCGAGCTGATGCAGGCCGACTTCGCCAAGGTCGGTGTGAAGGTCGAGATCGTCTCCTACGAATGGGCCGAATATCTCGAGAAGTCCAAGGACAAGGCCCGCGATGGTGCGGTGATCCTCGGCTGGACCGGCGACAATGGCGACCCGGACAACTTCCTCGACACGCTGCTCGGCTGCGATGCCGTCGGCGGCAACAACCGCGCCCAGTGGTGCAACAAGGAGTTCGACGATCTGGTCACCAAGGCCAAGGAAGCCTCCGACGTTGCAGAGCGCACCAAGCTCTACCAACAGGCTCAGGCCGTGTTCAAGAAGGAGGCGCCCTGGGCAACGCTGGACCACTCGCTCTCGATCGTGCCGATGCGCAAGAATGTCGAAGGCTTCGTACAGAGCCCGCTCGGCGACTTTGCTTTCGACGGCGTTGATATTGTAGAGTAATCTTACCGACTGACCCGAAGGGGGCGTTTGCCGTTGGGCGAGCGCCCCTCTTCCTTTTTGCCAGTGCTGCAGCAACGAGGCCGCAGCGAGGATGGCATGAGGTTTGACTATGTTTCGATTCCTGCTGGGGCGCTTGGCAGTGCTGATCCCGACCTTTATCGGGGTCTCGATCATTGCCTTCTCCTTCATCCGCCTGCTCCCGGGCGATCCCGTGGCGCTGCTGTCCGGCGAACGGGTCATGTCGCCGGAGCGGCATGCCGAGATTTCCCACCAGCTCGGCTTTGACCGGCACATCGTCGTGCAATACCTGGATTATCTCTGGGGTGTTCTTCAGGGCGATTTCGGCATATCGATCGTCACCAAGAAGCCGGTGATCGATCAGTTCCTGGAGCTCTTCCCGGCAACCGTCGAGCTTTCGCTGTGCGCCATCATCTTCGCCGTCGTCGTCGGTATTCCGGCCGGCGTGATTGCGGCGATCAAGCGGGGATCGATCCTCGACCAGCTGATCATGGGCACCGCGCTCGTCGGCTTTTCCATGCCGATCTTCTGGTGGGGCCTGCTGCTGATCATCGTCGTCTCCGGCATATTGCAATGGACTCCGGTGTCCGGGCGCATCTCGCTGATGTTCTTCTTTCCCTCGGTTACCGGCTTCATGCTGATCGATTCGCTGCTGTCGGGACAGGACGGGGCGTTCAGGTCCGCCTTCAGCCATCTGATCCTGCCGACCATCGTGCTCGGCACCATTCCGCTTGCCGTCATTGCGCGCCAGACCCGTTCGGCGATGCTCGAGGTGCTTTCGGAGGACTATGTCCGCACTGCGCGTGCTAAGGGGCTTCCCACCTTCCGCGTGGTCGGCATCCATGCCCTGCGCAACGCGATGATACCGGTCGTCACCACGATCGGCCTGCAGATCGGCGTGATGCTGGCAGGCGCCATCCTGACGGAAACGATCTTCTCCTGGCCGGGCATCGGCAAATGGATGGTCGATTCCGTGTTCCGGCGCGACTACGCCGTCATCCAGGGCGGCCTGCTGATCATCGCCGCCGTCATCATGCTGGTGAACCTTGCCGTCGATCTGCTCTACGGGCTGATCAACCCCCGCATCCGGCATTGAGGAGGGCGATATGACCGAAGTTACCGCAACAAGCCCCATATCGACCGATCCGTCCCGCCGGGCGCGTCTCGCCGAGTTCTGGTACTATTTCTCGGAGAACCGCGGCGCCGTCATCGGCCTCTTCTTCTTCCTGTTCCTGGTCGTACTTGCTCTATGCGCGCCGCTCGTGGCACCGCACGACCCGACCGTCCAGTTCCGTGAGGCGGTATTGCTGCCGCCGTTCTGGCAGGAGGGTGGCCGCCTCGAATTTCTGCTCGGAACCGATGCGGTGGGCCGCGACATGCTGTCCCGCCTTATCTACGGCACGCGTTTCTCGCTGTTCGTCGGCGTGATCGTCACCACATTGTCGCTGGTCGGCGGCATCCTGGTCGGCGTTGTCGCCGGTTACTTCCGCGGATGGGTCGATACCTTCATCATGCGGATCATGGATATCATCCTGGCCTTCCCGTCGCTGCTCCTGGCGCTTGTCCTGGTCGCGGTGCTCGGGCCGGGCCTCACAAATGCGATGATCGCCATCGCACTGGTCTTCCAGCCGCACTTCGTTCGCCTGACGCGAGCGGCCGTGATGACGGAGAAGACCCGGGACTACGTCGTCGCGGCGAAGGTCGCCGGAGCAGGGCACCTGCGGCTGATGTTCAGGACGATCCTGCCGAACTGCATGGCACCGCTCATCGTCCAGGCGACGCTTTCCTTTTCAAGCGCCATTCTCGACGCCGCGGCGCTCGGTTTCCTTGGCATGGGCGCGCAACCGCCGACGCCGGAATGGGGAACGATGCTGGCGGAGGCCCGCGAATTCATTCTTCGCGCCTGGTGGGTGGTGACGCTTCCAGGTCTCGCGATCCTGTTGACCGTGCTGGCAATCAACCTGATGGGCGATGGACTGCGTGATGCTCTCGACCCCAAGCTGAAGAGGTCCTGACATGGCGCTTCTTGAAATCGAAAATCTCGTCGTCGAATTCCAGACGGCAACGGGCCCCTTCCGGGCCGTCGACGGCGTATCGCTCAAGGTTCATGAGGGCGAGGTCCTGGCGATCGTCGGGGAGTCCGGCTCCGGCAAGTCCGTGTCCATGCTTGCGGCGATGGGGCTTCTGCCCTGGACCGCGAAGGTGACGGCCGACAAGCTCGCCTTCAACGGCCGTGACCTCTTGAAGATGCCGGCGGCCGAGCGCCGCAAGATCGTCGGCAAGGACATTGCGATGATCTTCCAGGAGCCGATCGCCAGCCTCAATCCGTGCTTCACGGTCGGCTTTCAGATCGAGGAAGTGCTGCGCATCCACATGGGCCTCAACCGGGCGGCGCGGCGCAGGCGGGCGATCGAGCTCTTCCAGGCCGTCGGCATACCCGATCCGGCCGAGCGGCTCGGGCATTATCCGCACCAGATGTCGGGCGGGCAATGCCAGCGCGTGATGATCGCGATCGCCCTTGCCTGCAACCCGAAGCTCCTCATTGCCGACGAGCCGACGACGGCGCTCGACGTGACGATCCAGAAGCAGATCCTCGACCTCCTGATGAAGCTGCAGCAGGAATACCGCATGGGCCTGATCATGATCACCCACAATATGGGCGTCGTCGCGGAAACGGCCGATCGCGTCGTCGTCCAGTACAAGGGCCGCAAGATCGAGGAGGCGGACGTGTTGTCGCTGTTCGAGGCGCCGAAGAGCAACTACACCCGGGCGCTTCTCGCGGCGCTGCCGGAAAATGCGACGGGCGACCGGTTGCCGACGATCTCCGAACTTTTCAATGAGCAGCAGACGCTCGAGGGAGCCGCTCGATGACCCATGTTCTCGAAGCCCGCAACCTGGTGCGAGACTATCACATTCCCGGCAGCCTGTTTCGCAAGGCGCGCACCGTTCATGCGCTGAAGGGCGTCAGCTTTGCCGTCGACGAGGGCAAGACGCTGGCTATCGTCGGCGAAAGCGGCTGCGGCAAGTCGACGCTCGGACGCATCATCACGCTCATCGACCCGGCCACAGCCGGGGAACTGCTGATCGATGGCAAGAAAGTCGATATCGCCAGGGACGGCCTGACCTCGGAGATGCGCCGCAAGGTACAGATCGTCTTCCAGAATCCCTACGGCTCCCTCAATCCGCGCCAGAAGATCGGCGATATCCTTGCGGAACCGCTCGTGATCAACACCAAGGTTCCCGCCGGCGAGCGCCGCGACCGGGCGATGACGATGCTGAAGAAGGTCGGCCTCGAGGAGAAGCACTACAACCGCTATCCTCACATGTTCTCGGGCGGCCAGCGGCAGCGCATCGCCATCGCCCGCGCCCTGATGCTGAACCCGAAGCTGCTCGTGCTGGACGAACCCGTTTCGGCGCTCGATCTCTCCGTCCAGGCCCAGGTGCTGAACCTGCTCGCCGATCTGCAGGACGAGTTCAAGCTGACCTATGTCTTCATCAGCCACGACCTCTCGGTGGTGCGCTACATCGCCGACGACGTGATGGTGATGTATTACGGCGAGGCCGTCGAGTATGGCAGCCGGGATGAGGTGTTTTCCAATCCGCAGCACAGCTATACGAAGACGCTGTTTGCCGCCACGCCACGGGCCGATGTTGCGAGTATCAAGGCCCGCCTCGCCCGCAGGAACGCCGCCTAGACGGCGCGACGACCCGGCGGAATTCCCACAAGCTGCGTCGCTCGCGCGAGTGCGGCTGGTTGGAGTTCCCGTCCCGATCGTGTAGAGCATCTGCCGCCGCTATTTGCGTTTTGGCCCTGGCGGCGGGCAGCCGAATTGGCCGGCAATCCCTTGTTCGGCCCAACACCAGGATGACGAATATGGAAATCAAGCGCTTCGAGACCGGTCCGCGGATGAGCCAGGCCGTGGTCTACAACAACACGGTCTATCTGGCCGGCCAGGTGGGCAACGCCGGAGACGATGTCGTCACGCAGACCAAGCAGGCGCTCGCCGAGGTCGACCGCCTGCTTGCGCTCGCCGGTACAGACAAGACGCGTATCCTCTCCGCCACAGTCTGGCTCGCCGATATGGCGGATTTCGCCAAGATGAACTCGGTCTGGGATGCCTGGGCGCCGCAGGGTCACACGCCCGCGCGCGCCACCGGCGAAGCCAAGCTGGCAACGCCTGAATACCTCGTCGAGGTCATCGTGACGGCAGCCGTCTAGGCGCTGCGTCAGGCAACGTTGTTTCTCCGCTCGAACGCCGCCGGCCGAAAGGCCTGGCGGCGTCTTGCTGCTGGCTCCCGAATAGGAACGATTCGCTTTTCGAAGCGTTTATCGATCGTTCCCGTACGTGGAGGAATTGCCCATGCTCTATTGGCTGCCGCGGCTCTGTTTGCTGCTGATCGCCGGTGTGGTTTTGGGCTTTGGCCTTTTCCCGCGGACGTCCGAGGACGTAGCTTATACGTTGTTGATAATCCTTGTGGGGCTGGGGCTGCTTTCCGTGACGCTCCACATATTTCCGCCAGAAGAGCATTGACCGGGGGCCGCTGCGATCACGGGCGGAGAACCGCCCAAGCCTTCCTCTCAACGGCCTCCGTGGGTGCCGACGCGCGGCGCGTGGCCGGCGGTTCATGGCGCTGCCAAGAACAAGGCTGCCAGGCGCAGGCAGAGCGGTTTGAAGAGGCGTGTCGATGGACAGCAAAGTTGTAGCGGCTGTCCGTAGCCGCAAGCGCAGCGCCGAAAAGGAACTCGCCCTGGCACAGGCGACGACGGCGGCGCGAAAGCGCGACGGCATGGATCTCGTCGTCGCCTGGAGCGTCGTCGGGTTGTTCGTCGTCGCTTGCTCGGCGGTCGTTTACGCGATGGCGGCAATTCTGATGCCCATTGCGTTTGCCATCGTCGTCGGGATCGTGCTCGGCAGGGCAGCCGACGAACTGGCGCGTTTCGGTCTTCCGCCGATGCTGGGTGGTCTTTTGCTGGCGCTCTTCTTCGTGCTCGGCCTATCGTCGCTCGTCAACACACTCCTGGGGCCGATCACCGAGCTCGCCCGCGAGGCCCCGAAACTCGCCGAAAGCGTCGTGGAGCGCGTGCTGCCTTTCATCGAACGCTTCGAGTGGGGCAGGATTGCGCTCGCGCGAAGCGTGGGGGCCGACGCTTTCGCAGACGTCGTCGTCAAGAATGCGGGCCCGATCCTCGGCGCGGCCGCCGCGAGCGTGACGCCGGCACTAATCCAGACGCTGATCTTCCTGGCGGCGCTCGTCCTGTTCCTCCTCGGCCGCGTCCAGTTGCGCAGCACGATCATCCTAGCTTTCCCCAGTCGCGACGGCCGCCTGAGCGCGATCCGGATCATGAACGCCATCGAAGACGGGCTGACGCGCTATTTCTCGACGGCCAGCCTGATCTACCTGGCGCTCGGCGGCTTCACCATGATGATCGCGCTGGTCGGCGGGCTGCCGATGCCGCCGCTCTGGGGGCTTTTCGCCTTCGTCTCGAGTTTCATTCCCTATCTCGGCGTCACCTTCATGACGCTGTCGCTGCTCGTCGGGGGCCTTATGACCCACGAAGCGCTGGTCGTGGCGCTCGCGCCGGCGACCGCCTTCTTCCTCATTCATCTGGCCATGGAGAACCTCGTCGTCCCGGCGATCCTGGGGCGACGCTTTGAGGTCAACCCCTTCCTGATCTTCGTCGCCATCCTGTTCTGGACGTGGATGTGGGGCGCGGTCGGGGCGATCCTCGCCATGCCGCTGTCGCTGATCGCGATGACCATCTTCGAGCAGCTGCGCGAGCCTCCGCCCGAACCGCAATTGCCCGGATGACGGCTCAGCGACTTGCCGCGTGCGCTTGTTCGTCGAAGAACAACGCCTGGCTGATCAGCGCCTTGACCATCTCCGGATTGAAGGGCTTCGTCACCAGGAAGGCCGGCTCCGGCTTGTTGCCCGTCAGCAGCCGTTCGGGGAAAGCGGTGATGAAGATCACCGGCACGGCCGCCTGCGTCAGGATGTCGTTGACCGCGTCGATGCCGGAACTCCCGTCGGCGAGCTGGATATCCGCGAGAACCATCTTGGGGGATGTCTGCCGGTAGATATCGATCGCCTCGCGATGCGTGCGGGCAATGCCGGTGACCCGGTGTCCCAGGCTCGTCACCATATCCTCGATATCCATGGCGATGAGCGGCTCGTCTTCGATGATCATGATGTCGGTGGCAACCTGGCGCGAAATCTCTTCCGAAGCACTGGACAGAAGCTTGGCAAACGCGCCCTGGTCGATCGACATGATTTCCGCCGCTTCGCCGCTTGAAAACCCCTCGACAGAGATCAGCAGGAAAGCCTGCCGGGGCGTTGGCGCGATCAGCGACAGGTTGGCGGCGGCTCTCTTCTCCCACGCGAAGGGCGAGCTCAAATGGGACCGATCGACCTTGAGCTTGTCGAAGAGGGAGCAGAACAGCTTGTACAGGCTTATGCGATCGTTCGATGCCGAGGGGAACAGGCTGATGTCTTCGATCAACGCCTCCAAGACGGCGGCGACATAGGCATCGCCTGCCGCTTGCGACCCTGTGACGGCGCGGGCATAACGCCTAAGATAAGGAAGATGCGGCGCAATCCTGGTGGAAAGTGACATTTAGGCCTTCCTAAACTATTGTGCGTAGCGTCGCACTTATGGGCGGTGGCGTGACGCAGGATACGTCAATGTCGTGCGCACGTCTTGCGAATTCAGGAAACAGTTTGCCGACGACGACATACGAATGGAAAACAGCCGGGGGATTTGAGCCTTCGGTACGTGGAATTGAAAAATGAACGATCGGTCCGACGGGCGCGCGCGAGGCATATCGGCTGCTGGCGCCAGGAAAAATGATGC
This DNA window, taken from Sinorhizobium fredii NGR234, encodes the following:
- a CDS encoding M48 family metallopeptidase; amino-acid sequence: MASDHPAIAVGEWHPAGSSRSVLSGLVEVGDRLIVRDETGADLAGGRLSLVEISARVGRIPRRISFPDGSLFETNDNEAMDRFLAEKGRAGAGIVHRLERFHPRLIAFVAATILLGVLIYRYALPALVEVAIAVTPPIVPRMMSASTLETMDRTLLGESKLDEARRGKIVDGFRRIAAVSAAGEAAYTLNFREGGPMGPNAFALPDGTLILTDELVELAGDDSEMIVGVLAHEIGHVQHKHSLRQIYRAAGVAALIMLIAGDIGSGAEDVLVEGGGLLALSYSRSAEAEADRHSVELMMKAGLDPAAIARFFELLETKLDDHSDTSIFSTHPGTPERRKAITDLIAELRKN
- a CDS encoding acyl-CoA thioesterase — its product is MEETNDKSQLEMVVLMTPDMANFSGKVHGGALLNLLDRVAFSCASRYSKQYAVTLSVDQVVFRQPIHVGELVHFRASINFAGRTSMEVGIRVEAENIRSGERRHTNSCYFTMVAVDAEGRPTSVPPYRPEPGVRERRYRAAEVRRELRREFEERFRAAGSTAASSHD
- a CDS encoding Fe(3+) ABC transporter substrate-binding protein, with amino-acid sequence MLASKTLIGTLSVAAAILAFSAPARAEGEVNIYSYRQPDLIKPLLDAFTKETGIAANVLFLDKGLVERIQAEGANSPADVILTVDISRLTEAKDAGVTQPLVNETINKDIPAHFRDPDGNWFGLTTRGRVVYASKERVPQNDITYEELADPKWKGKFCTRDGQHSYNIGLFASMIAHHGEAETEKWLTGFRDNLSKKPDGGDRDQAKAIFAGECDIALGNSYYVGLMLTNDKEPQQKEWASAIKVLFPNAKDRGTHVNISGMALAKNAPNKENAVKLMEFLSEGEAQKIYAEQVFEYPVLPGAEPSDVVKSFGTIKPDSLPLAEIAANRKKASELVDKVGYNDGPQD
- the rirA gene encoding iron-responsive transcriptional regulator RirA, translating into MRLTKQTNYAVRMLMYCAANGEKLSRIPEIAKAYGVSELFLFKILQPLTRAGLVETVRGRNGGVRLPKPASEISLFDVVKVTEDSFAMAECFEAGEIDCPLVDSCGLNAALRKALNAFFDVLKGYTIDDLVKARPQINFLLGLETGPRPQTSAA
- a CDS encoding ABC transporter substrate-binding protein, giving the protein MKKLTTLFAATALATLMAGTAWSKTFVYCSEGSPEGFDPGLYTAGTTFDAAAHTVYSRLLEFKKGTTETEPGLAESWTISDDGLEYTFKLRPGVKFQTTEFFTPTRELNADDVIFSLERQWKSDNAWHGYVTGGSWEYFAGMGLPELLESIEKVDDMTVKIKLKRKEAPFLANLAMPFASIMSKEYADKLQAEGKMNQLNQMPLGTGPFAFVGYQQDAVIRYKAHPDYWGGKQKIDDLVFSITTDAAVRFQKLQAGECHLMPYPNAADVEAMKADPNLKVMEQAGLNVAYLAYNTTQAPFDKPEVRKALNKAINKQAIVDAVFQGQATPATNPIPPTMWSYDDTVADDTYEPEVAKKMLEDAGVKDLSMKVWAMPVARPYMLNARRAAELMQADFAKVGVKVEIVSYEWAEYLEKSKDKARDGAVILGWTGDNGDPDNFLDTLLGCDAVGGNNRAQWCNKEFDDLVTKAKEASDVAERTKLYQQAQAVFKKEAPWATLDHSLSIVPMRKNVEGFVQSPLGDFAFDGVDIVE
- a CDS encoding ABC transporter permease subunit; this translates as MFRFLLGRLAVLIPTFIGVSIIAFSFIRLLPGDPVALLSGERVMSPERHAEISHQLGFDRHIVVQYLDYLWGVLQGDFGISIVTKKPVIDQFLELFPATVELSLCAIIFAVVVGIPAGVIAAIKRGSILDQLIMGTALVGFSMPIFWWGLLLIIVVSGILQWTPVSGRISLMFFFPSVTGFMLIDSLLSGQDGAFRSAFSHLILPTIVLGTIPLAVIARQTRSAMLEVLSEDYVRTARAKGLPTFRVVGIHALRNAMIPVVTTIGLQIGVMLAGAILTETIFSWPGIGKWMVDSVFRRDYAVIQGGLLIIAAVIMLVNLAVDLLYGLINPRIRH
- a CDS encoding ABC transporter permease subunit encodes the protein MTEVTATSPISTDPSRRARLAEFWYYFSENRGAVIGLFFFLFLVVLALCAPLVAPHDPTVQFREAVLLPPFWQEGGRLEFLLGTDAVGRDMLSRLIYGTRFSLFVGVIVTTLSLVGGILVGVVAGYFRGWVDTFIMRIMDIILAFPSLLLALVLVAVLGPGLTNAMIAIALVFQPHFVRLTRAAVMTEKTRDYVVAAKVAGAGHLRLMFRTILPNCMAPLIVQATLSFSSAILDAAALGFLGMGAQPPTPEWGTMLAEAREFILRAWWVVTLPGLAILLTVLAINLMGDGLRDALDPKLKRS
- a CDS encoding ABC transporter ATP-binding protein; its protein translation is MALLEIENLVVEFQTATGPFRAVDGVSLKVHEGEVLAIVGESGSGKSVSMLAAMGLLPWTAKVTADKLAFNGRDLLKMPAAERRKIVGKDIAMIFQEPIASLNPCFTVGFQIEEVLRIHMGLNRAARRRRAIELFQAVGIPDPAERLGHYPHQMSGGQCQRVMIAIALACNPKLLIADEPTTALDVTIQKQILDLLMKLQQEYRMGLIMITHNMGVVAETADRVVVQYKGRKIEEADVLSLFEAPKSNYTRALLAALPENATGDRLPTISELFNEQQTLEGAAR
- a CDS encoding ABC transporter ATP-binding protein, giving the protein MTHVLEARNLVRDYHIPGSLFRKARTVHALKGVSFAVDEGKTLAIVGESGCGKSTLGRIITLIDPATAGELLIDGKKVDIARDGLTSEMRRKVQIVFQNPYGSLNPRQKIGDILAEPLVINTKVPAGERRDRAMTMLKKVGLEEKHYNRYPHMFSGGQRQRIAIARALMLNPKLLVLDEPVSALDLSVQAQVLNLLADLQDEFKLTYVFISHDLSVVRYIADDVMVMYYGEAVEYGSRDEVFSNPQHSYTKTLFAATPRADVASIKARLARRNAA
- a CDS encoding RidA family protein, giving the protein MEIKRFETGPRMSQAVVYNNTVYLAGQVGNAGDDVVTQTKQALAEVDRLLALAGTDKTRILSATVWLADMADFAKMNSVWDAWAPQGHTPARATGEAKLATPEYLVEVIVTAAV